One Rhodospirillaceae bacterium genomic window, AAAATCTGAAGGAGTACTTTCATGAGCACCAATATTGCTGTCGCCGATAGCGTTTTCCCGAGCTTGGACCTGGCGACCGAAGCCCTGGCACCTGTTGATGGTGTGCTGACGTTATCTAAGAGCACGTCTCAAGACGATATCCTGGCGGTTGCCGCAGACGCCGAGGCGTTGCTGGTCACCTATAGCGAAATCACCGCCGACGTGATTGCCGGGCTGAACAACTGCAAAGCCATCGGCCGGTTTGGCATTGGGGTGAATAACATCGATCTTGATGCCGCTGCTGCCAAGGGCATCGTTGTAACCTACGCGCCAGTTTATTGCTTAGATGAAGTTTCCGATCACGCCATGGCGTTGTTGCTGGCGGCGGCGCGGAAAATCCCGTTCGCCAACAAGCAAGTCCACAGCGGCACCTGGAACATGCCGGATGTTGTTCCCATCCCACGCCTGCGCGGCAAGACACTTGGTCTTATTGGTCTCGGCAACATCCCGCAAAAGATCGTCGGCAAGGCCCAAGCCTTTGGCATGAAGGTCATTGCGAGCGATCCGTTCGTGAACAAAGACATCGCCAAGAACCTGGATGTTGATCTGGTGGAACTGGACGATCTGTATGCCCAGTCTGATTTTGTTTCGGTCCACGCACCGTTGCTGCCGGAAACCGAAAACATGTTCAACATGGACACCTTCAAAAAGATGAAGTCGAACGCGATCCTGGTGAACACGGCCCGC contains:
- a CDS encoding C-terminal binding protein, which codes for MSTNIAVADSVFPSLDLATEALAPVDGVLTLSKSTSQDDILAVAADAEALLVTYSEITADVIAGLNNCKAIGRFGIGVNNIDLDAAAAKGIVVTYAPVYCLDEVSDHAMALLLAAARKIPFANKQVHSGTWNMPDVVPIPRLRGKTLGLIGLGNIPQKIVGKAQAFGMKVIASDPFVNKDIAKNLDVDLVELDDLYAQSDFVSVHAPLLPETENMFNMDTFKKMKSNAILVNTARGPLVEINDLAKALDAGEIAGAGLDVLPVEPPAADCPLIGRDDVILSPHTGFYSEDALLDLQTTVAGDVCTVLQGGTPKYPVSPK